In a genomic window of Virgibacillus sp. SK37:
- a CDS encoding TrkA family potassium uptake protein codes for MKRDFAVIGLGRFGGSICRELSMEGMEVLAIDNDEDKVNEYKNIASHAVIADSTDEVSLKELGIKNIDHVIVAIGDNIQASILTTVILTDLGIKKITVKAQNDYHEKILNKIGADHVVHPERDMGKRIAHNIISNNILDYLELSDDHSIVEVKAGNKMVGKTLIDLDIRANYGCNVVAIKQGKEINVSPSAEDVLKEDDVLIVIGADKDISRFEKHLVIDD; via the coding sequence ATGAAACGAGACTTTGCGGTAATTGGATTAGGCCGGTTTGGTGGTAGTATTTGTCGCGAATTAAGTATGGAAGGCATGGAAGTCTTGGCAATTGATAATGACGAAGATAAAGTGAATGAATATAAGAACATTGCTTCACACGCCGTGATTGCAGATTCAACAGATGAAGTTTCACTAAAAGAATTGGGTATTAAAAATATTGATCATGTTATTGTAGCGATTGGAGATAATATTCAGGCTAGTATTTTAACGACTGTTATTCTTACAGATCTTGGAATCAAAAAAATAACAGTTAAGGCTCAAAATGATTATCACGAAAAAATATTGAATAAAATTGGTGCTGATCATGTTGTGCATCCAGAAAGAGATATGGGAAAGAGAATTGCCCACAATATTATTTCAAATAATATACTGGATTACCTGGAACTTTCTGATGACCACAGTATTGTGGAAGTGAAAGCTGGTAATAAAATGGTTGGGAAAACTCTTATTGACTTGGATATCCGTGCCAATTACGGTTGTAACGTTGTTGCTATAAAACAAGGAAAGGAAATCAATGTATCGCCAAGTGCTGAGGATGTTTTAAAAGAAGATGATGTGCTTATTGTTATTGGTGCTGATAAAGACATATCTCGTTTTGAAAAACACTTGGTAATCGATGATTAA